The window CGACCGGATCGCCGCCCACGCCGACCGGATCGAGGACGCCAGCCGCGCGCTGCTCGACACCAGCGAGACCGCACAGTCGATTCAACGGATCCTCCGTGCCGACCAGGTCGACTCCGATCCGCTGCCCGTCGGCGACCTCCCGGACCGGCTCGAATACCTGGCAGCGTCGGTCGCGCCCGACACGGACGTCCGAGTGGATATCGATACCGACGAGCCGGTCCCGTACGACGAGCCGATCGAGCGTGCGCTCACCGAGCTACTGGACAACGCGGTCGAGTACGGAACGCCGGAGGACGGCGACACGGTCGTCGTCACCGTCACCGATCGGGACGACGGCGGTATCCGGATCGCGGTCGCGGACGACGGTCCCGGCATCCCCGACGCGGAGTGGTCGGTGGTCGCAGGCGACCGCGAGATCACGCAACTCCAGCACGCCTCCGGCCTCGGCCTGTGGCTCGCCAAGTGGGTGGCAGACAGATACGGCGGCGACCTCGAACTCGTCTCCGGCGGGGCTGACGGGACCACGGTCGCCATCGACCTCCCGGACGGCTGACCGGTCGCGCCCCCGCCGGGCCTCCGTCACTCGTAGGTCTCCTGGGTCAGAAGCCGGAGCCGCGTGCCGTTGTACGAGACGGTCACCCGCGAGACGTTGCGGTCGAACCGGAGCCCGTCGACGGTCACGGACTCGTTTTTCCCGGGGAAGGCCACAGTCTCGTTGCTCGAGCCGTTGTGGCGCGTGACCCGCAACCGGTAGGCCTCCCGCGTGGGGACGACGGTCACGTTCCGGCCGGCGAGCGTCGGCCCGGCAGTGGCCGGCTCGGAGGTGTACACCACCTGCATCGCGTCGCGGTCGCCGAGCCCGACCCGGTAGGCGGTGCCCCCGCCGAGCACCTGCCAGCCGTCGCGCTGTGCGTACACCGTCTCGCGCCAGCCGACCCCGCCGAGCCGGACGGCGACCCGGCCGGTGAACGCCAGCCGTCCCTTCGGGACCGCCGTGGTCCAGATCCCGCGGTCGGTGCTCCGCACGATCACGCCGGAAGTGTTGACCGCGGTGGTCTCCCCGAAGGCCTCGACGTCCACGACGGACACGAGCCCGTTCCGGACGTTCTCGGCGTACGTGACCTCGTAATCCCGGACCGTTCGCTCCTCGCCCGGAAGCTCCCCCGCCTCCGCGGTGAAGAGGTTCGCCGGGACCGCGGGCCCGGCGATCGCCGCGGTCGCGAGCAGCAGCACCCCCGCCGCGACCTGCCAGTTCCGGACCACGCCGCTGTCGGCGCCGAGTTCCCACTCGAAGAGGGGATCGTCGCGGGCGACGACCGCCACCACGACGAGAACGGCCAACAGGGCGACGAGCACCACGCCCACGGCGCGATAGAGCACGTACGTCTCTCCGCCGCGGAACCAGTACACCGCCCACAGCGACTGCTCGACCGCGACGAGCAGGGCGCCCAGCCAGAGCCGGCGCGCGCTCGGCCGGTCGCCCGCCAGGCGGGTTCGGACGATCCACAGCCCGAGGAGGACGCCGATCAGGAGCCCGAGGGCGTGGCCCTGGATCGCGATGTCGGCCCACCACGGCGAGATGTACGCGGGGCGGCCCATCGCGACGAGCGTGGGGGTTCGGAGCGCGTTGTACACGAGTCGGAGCGCGCCGCCGCCGACGAGTGCGATCACGGTCCCCAGCGGGTAGTTCACCAGTGCCACGCCCGCAAAGGCGAACACGACCCCCGAGAAGCCGATGATCGGGCCGACTGCGAACACCGAAGTCAGAAACCCGACGGCGATCACCGCCGCGGGGAACGCCACGAACCCGCGGACGTAGGGGTTCGTCCGGAACGAGGAGAACGTCTGTGCCCCCCGGCGTCTGGGGAAGTGGCCCCACGCGTACTCCGCCAGCGGGGCGAGCGTGAGCGTCCCGATCAGGTTCCCGATCAGGTGGTTCGCGCCGTTGTGGGAGAACGCCGCGGTGAGCATACCGGTCGGGTAGAAGTACGACCACGCCCGGAACGGGATCGTGACCGGCGAATACCAGTTCCGGAGCCCGCCCTGCACCAGGAGGTACACCGCGAGAACGAAGCCGGCCGACAGGAGCGTGCCCCAGGGGACCCCGAGCACGAACCGTTCGCGAAGACGGGCGCCGAACACCGACGGCCGATCCACGAGGAACGTCACCGCGAGGGAGACCAGAAGCGCGGCCACGACTGCGAGACGGGAGAGGAGATCGACCGGAAGCGAATCCATAGTTCCGAGTGAGTGAGCGAACCGTTAAGAAGCTACGCAGTCCGCAGGCGTTGCGTCGCGAGACGGAAGCCGATCGAAACCGGGACGCCTCACCGGCCGGGTCAGAGTTTGCTCTCGGCGTCCTCTGCCAGCTCCTCCATCCGCTTGCCCACGCGGCCGGCGTTGGAGAACTCCTCGTCGGTCATCGCCGACGCGAGCGCGTTGCCGAGGACGAACACGGCGTGTTTGTGCTCGCTCTTCGATTTGTGGACGTGTGAAGGGTCGACATCGAGGTTCTCGTACTCCTCGAAGATACTCTCGTCGACCTCCTCGCGCCCCGCGAAGTTGTCCTTGATGATCAGCATCTGTTCGTGGAGTTCCAGGAGCTCGTCCTTGTGCATACGGCAACGTACGCGAGAGGCGATGTTAAGGGTTTTTGCTGGAAGCTCACACGGTCGGGACTGTCGTCGTACGGGTCGGACGCCGTCCGAAGCCCCGAACCCGGCCGCTGAGTGGCTACGCTGTCAGAAGACGTACTCGTCGTCGTGTCCCATCATCCCGTCGTCTTCGAGGCGGTCGTCCTCGTCGATCGGGCCGCTCGTTTTGAACGCACGGAGGCCGGTCGAGAGGAGTTCCTCGATGGCCTCCTCCCGGTTGACGAACTCGCCTTGATCGACGAGTTGCGCGATCTGCATTTCGAGGTGTTCGGGGACGCTTATATTCACCTTGGGCATCTGATCGTCCGACGCTTTGAATCCGGGGTATTTAATTCCTGTGGCGTCCTTTCCCGGTTTGCGAAATATCGCTTTGAAAATTCGGGAATCTATTTTTGATCGAAATAAAAGTATTAGCAATTTCGGTAAAACCGCGGTTTTATACGTCCCGGACGGGCGACGAACCCATCCGAGCCAGGCAGCATATGAACCTGCGGCCGAAGTGAGGGTATGGCCGAAGACGTCACCGACCTCTACCGGGAGTTCGGCGACTCGCGGGTGCCGCCCGGGCAGCGTGCGAGCGACCGATTCCCGGTGCTGTCGAAGGGCGAAACGCCGTCGTGGGACCGCGAGACGTGGTCCTTCGAGGTGTGGGGCGCCGTCGAGACCGATCTTTCGCTTTCCTACGGGGCGTTCCAGGAGTTGCCGTCGACGACGCAGCGGCAGGACTTCCACTGCGTCACCGGCTGGAGCGCGCTGGACTGTGAGTTCACCGGGGTCCCGTTCACCACGATCGCCGAACGGGCCGGAGTTGGCGACGACGCCGTCCACGTGCTGTTCCACGCGCTCGACGGATACACCACCGACCTCCCGCTGTCGGACTGTCTCCACGAGGGCGTCCTGTTCGCGTACGGTCACGACGGCGACAGCCTGGCGCCGGACCACGGCGGGCCGCTCCGGGTGGTCACCCCCCACAAGTACGCGTACAAGGGCGCCAAGTGGATTGACGGCGTCGAGTTCCTGACCGAGCCCAAACGGGGCTACTGGGAAAAGCGCGGCTACTCCGCCACTGCGAACCCTTGGAACGAGGAACGGTACGGGTAGTCGGCGGTATAACGGAACCCACACCAAAGTTCACAGACGTTCTATAGTAGCGTTTGCAACTGGTTGCACATCCGATCGCACGACGGCGTGTGATCGAGTGAGCGAAGACTTGCAGACGCTACTATAGGTCCCATCAATTCGCTCAGTACAGGTGAACTACCGACCGCGAGCGAACGCAGTGAGCGAGCGGGCCGAGGAAGGGGCAAAGCCCCTGACGCAGGCTTTTGGCCGAGCTTTTGCCAGGGAGCGAGCAGGGCGGGACCGGAGGTCCCGCTGGCAGCCGGGCGAAGCCCGGCGACGAAGCGAGCGACCGCAGCAAAAGGTCGGTGCGCACATCAGTTCTATAGCCCAATTTGTCGAAATTAAACGTGAAAATAAGAATCAATTAATACGAGCGACTGCTGTACCGCGAGCGAACGAAGTGAGCGAGCGGGCCAAGGAGGCCCCGAAGGGGCCGACGCCGTGCTTTTGGCCGAGCTTTTGCCAGGGCGGCGAAGCCGCCCGCAGCAAAAGGTCGGTGGGATAGTCAAATAAAAGGCAGTGGGATCCCGAGGTTCGACAATGGAACCGTTGCGGACCGACGCGGCGGGCACGCACCTCGTCAGTCGGTCGGTCCCCGTCGAGCCGCCGTCGTTTCGGGCTGTGCTCCGCGCCGCCGACACCCCCCGGACGGTCTGGGGCGCCCCCGAGGAGGCGACCGTGGCGGGCGAGGGCGCGGCGGCAACGCTCACCGCGGACGGCGCGGGTCGGTTCGACACCATCAGGAACGCCGCCGAGGCGCTGTTCGCGTCGGGCGACGTCCACGCCGGCACCGAAGCCGCCAGACCGCGGCTGTTCGGCGGGTTCGGCTTCCACACCGACAGCACGACGGGGCCGCCGTGGGAGGATTTCCCCGGCGCGCGGTTCGTCTTCCCCCGCGTGCAGGTCACCTGGGTCGACGGCGACGCGTGGGTGACGGTGAACGCAGTCGGCCCGGAGGCGACCGCCGAGTCAGTCGAGTCACGGTTGGCCGAGGAGCGCGGCCGGATCGAGTCGCTCCCGGACGCCGGCGACCTCGCGGACCCGCCCGGCGTGCGCAACCGACGCCGGACCACCGCCCGCGAGGACTGGCGCGAGGGCGTTGAGGCCGCGGTCGATCGGATCGAGTCGGGCGACCTCCAGAAGGTTGTGCTCGCACAGGCGCTCGACGTCGACCTCGATGGCGACCTCCCGTTGCCGGACGTGCTCGCCCGCCTGGGGGAGCGGTACCCCGACTGCTACCGCTTCCTGGTCGAGCCCGAGCCGGGTGCGGGACGGTTGCAGGCGTCGCTGTTCGGGGCGACGCCCGAGCGGCTGGTGTCGGTCCGGGGTCGGACAGTCGAGACCGACGCCCTCGCCGGAACGACCGGCCGCGGGGAAACCCCGGAGGAAGACGAGTGGTTAGCCGCGGAGCTCGCCGAGGACGACAAGAACGCCCACGAGCACCAGCTGGTCGCCGACACGATCAAAGAACAGCTCGCGCCCTTCGCGGCGTCGGTGAGCGCCGGGCCGCGCCGGATCCGACGGCTCGCCACCGTCCAGCACCTCCGGACGCCGATCACTGCGACGCTCGATCGCGCCGAACACGTGCTGTCCCTGGTGGAGGCGCTCCACCCGACGCCCGCGGTCGGCGGGCTGCCGCCGGAGCGGGCGCTTGAGACGATCAGGGAGACCGAGCCGTTCGACCGCGGGTGGTACGCCGCGCCGGTCGGGTGGATCGACGCCGCGGGCTACGGCACCTTCGCGGTCGCGCTCAGGTCGGCCGTGGCCCGCGGCGACACCGCGACGCTGTTTGCGGGCGTCGGCATCGTCTCCGATTCCGACCCCGACGGCGAGTGGGACGAGGTTCAGCTGAAGTACCGGCCGATCCTCGACGAACTCGAACGGGAGGACGACGGGCGGTGAGCCGACGCAGCGTCCCCAGGACGCCCGACCGGGAGGAGCCCCACACGTGACCGACCCGAACCGGAACACGCTCTGGGGTCGCGTGCTGGCCGAGGAACTCGCTGCCGCCGGGGTCGACACCGTCTGTGTCTCACCCGGAAGTCGGTCGACGCCGCTGACCGTCGCGTTCCACCGCAACGACGACATCCGGGTCCTTTCGCACCTCGACGAGCGGTCGTCGGCGTACTTCGCCCTGGGACGGGCCCGCCGGACCGGCGAGGTGACGCCGCTCGTGTGTACCTCGGGGACAGCCGCCGCCAACTACCACCCCGCCGTGATCGAGGCGTCCCAATCGCGGGTGCCGCTGCTCGCCCTGACCGCCGATCGGCCGCCGGAGCTCCGGGACTCCGGCGCGAACCAGACGATCGACCAGGAGAAGCTCTACGGGGACGCCGTCCGGTGGTACCGCGACGTCGCCGAACCCGAAGCGACGCCCCGAAAGCTCCGGTCGCTGCGGACGACCGCGGCCCGCGCCGTTGCCCGCGCTACCGGCACTCCTGCCGGTCCGGTCCACCTCAACCTCCCGTTCCGGAAGCCGCTTGAGCCGACGCCTGTCGAGGGGGATGTCCCACTCGACCTCCCCGAACCCGCCGAGAGGGGACGTGACGGAGCGTTCGTCGACACGACGGCGGGCGTCCCCGACCTCGACGACGACCGCCTCAGGGAGCTGGCGTCGTCGCTGTCGGAGCCGCGCGGGCTGATCGTCCTCGGACCCGACGACGCGCCGGGCATAGACCCCGAGGCGGTCGCGGCGTTCGCCCACGCCACCGGATTTCCAGTCCTGGCGGACCCGCTTTCGGGGGTCCGCTACGGCGGCATCGTCCGGACCACACCCGTAATCGGCGGCTACGACGGCTATCTCGGCGATGAGATCAGAGACGCGTGGCCCGATCCCGACGTCGTCGTCCGCGCCGGCGCGTCGCCGACGTCGAAACCCCTCAGGAAGTACCTCGCCGCGGTCGAGGCCGACCAGTACGTGATCGATCCCGCCGGCGGGTGGCGGGAGGCGGCGTTCACCGCGACCGATCTGGTTGTGGCGGACCCGACGCGGCTGTTCGGCCGATTGTCGCGGCTGCTCGCCGGGCCGGGAAGCGACGACTGGCGACAGCGGTGGGTCGACGCCGAGGCAGCGCACGCCGGGGTCCTTGAGGAGTCCAACGGGTTCTGCGAGGGGCGGATTCTGGCCGACGTCGTCGACCTCGCGCCCGACCCCTCGACCCTCTTCGTCTCGAACTCGATGCCCGTCCGGGACCTCGACCGGTTCGGCGCGCCGACGACGGCGTCGCTCACGGCGCTGGGAAACCGCGGCGCTTCGGGTATCGACGGCATCGTCTCGGCCGCGCTCGGCGCGGGGTCGGCGACGACCGACCACCTCACGCTCGTCGCCGGCGACCTGGCGTACTACCACGATATGAACGGCCTGGCGGCGATCGACCGATGCGACGTCGAGGCAACGATCGTCCTGATCAACAACGACGGCGGCGGGATCTTCCATATGCTCCCGATCGAATCGTACGATCCACCCTTCACCTCGCAGTTCGTGACGCCCCACGGCCTGGAGTTCGAGCCGACAGGAGACCTCTACGGGCTCTCCTTTGCCCGCGTTGAGGCCGGCGACGGGGCGTTCCGCGAGGCCTACCGGGAGGCGACGGCGTCTGAGGGCTCTCACGTCATCGAGGTCCGGACGGACGCGGAAGCCAGCCACCGCGTCCGCGACCGCCTCCGCGAGCGGGCGGCCGATCGGGTGCTCGACGCGACGACGTGAGGGATGGGGCGGGGCCCGAAACGAATCTTTTTGCGCCCGCCGTTCCCCCACCCCGTATGGTTTCGGAGATCTTCGACGCCGACCGGTGGGAGCGGGTCGACGGCGCCGACGCGTTCGACGACATCACCTACCACCGCGCGATCGACGTCCCCGCCGTCCGGATCGCCTTCGACCGCCCCGAAAAGCGGAACGCCTTCCGGCCGGGCACGGTCGACGAACTCTACGCGGCGCTTGATCACGCCAGAAAGCAGGCGGACGTCGGCTGCGTGTTGCTCACCGGGAACGGACCCTCCGAGAAGGACGGCGGGTGGGCGTTCTGCGCCGGCGGCGACCAGTCGGTCCGCGGGGAGTCGGGCTACGAGTATCGCGACGACGACGAGGCCGACGCATCGGACGACCCCCTGGTTCGTGAGGCGAAGGCCGGCCGGCTCCACATCCTGGAGGTCCAGCGGCTGATCCGGTTTATGCCCAAACCCGTCGTCGCGGTCGTGCCGGGCTGGGCTGTCGGCGGCGGCCACTCGCTGCACGTGATCTGCGATCTGACGCTGGCCTCGGAGGAACACGCGAAGTTCCTCCAGACCGACCCCGACGTTGCCTCCTTCGACGGCGGGTTCGGGTCGGCGTACCTCGCGAAACAGGTGGGCCAGAAGAAGGCCCGGGAGATCTTCTTCCGCGGGAAGACCTACACCGCGGCGGAGGCCGTCGAGATGGGGATGGCAAACGAGGCGATCCCCCACGCGGAGTTGGAGCACGTCGCCTTAGAGTGGGCCGACGAGATGACGGATAAATCACCGACCGCGATACGGATGCTGAAGTACGCGTTCAACCTGGCCGACGACGGGTTAGTCGGCCAGCAGGTGTTCTCCGGGGAGGCGACCCGGCTCGCGTATATGACCGCGGAAGCACAGGAAGGGCGGGACGCGTTCTTGGAGGGTCGCGACCCCGACTTTTCGGAGTATCCCTGGCACTACTAGCACCCACCTTTTTTCGTACGGAGGGTTTCCTCGCTCGCTGCGCTCGCTGCGGGAACCCTCCGTACAAAAAATCTGGATCAAAAAATCCCGCCGAACTCGCGGCCTCCCGGCCGCTCGTCGGCGGTGAACCGCTCGCTCACTGCGCTCGCTCGCGGATGCTCGACATGAGAGTGGATCCGAACTTTGACACCGACGCCATACTGAGAGGACGGCAATGACCACGCAGGACATCTCCCGGCGGGAGGCGTGGGTGATCGCCGCCCGACCTCAAACCCTGCCCGCGGCCGCCTCGCCCGTGATCGTCGGCACGGGACTGGCGGTCCACGACGGCGTCTTCGCGGTTCTCCCCGCGATCGCGGCGCTCGTCGGCGCGGGACTCATCCAGGTCGGCACCAACTTCGCCAACGATTACTACGACGCGGTACAGGGCGCGGACACGGAAGCGCGGGAGGGGTTCACCCGCGTCACCGCCGGCGGCCTCATCGCGGCGGAGAGCGTCAAACGCGCGATGGTGCTCACCTTCGCGGCAGCGATCCTCCTGGGAACATACCTCGTCTACGTCGGCGGCGTTCCGATCCTGGTGATCGGGGTGCTGTCTGTGGCCTCGGGAATCGCCTACACCGGGGGGCCGTACCCGCTCGGATACCACGGTCTCGGCGACCTCTTCGTGTTCGTGTTCTTCGGGATCGTCGCCGTCGCGGGCACCTACTACGCCCAAGCTGCCGCGGTGATGGCCGCTCCGTTCCCGGTCGGGATCCCCCCGGGGACGCTCCCGACCGCGGCGGTCGTCGCCGCGCTCCCGATCGCGGCGCTTTCGACCGACATCCTGGTGGTGAACAACGTCCGCGACAGGGCGGAGGACGCCACGACCGGCAAGCGGACGCTCGTGGTCCGGTTCGGGTACGGGTTCGCGCGGGCGCAGTTCGTCGCGATGCTCGTGCTCGCGTACGCCGTCCCGCTGTGGTTCCTCCTGCGGCCGGGGTACTCCGCTGCAGTCGTGCTCCCGTACCTGACGCTCCCGTACGCACTCACCATCGCGCGGACGATGCTGACCGAGACCGCAGGTGAGGTGTTGAATCCGATCTTAGAGCGGACCGGCCGACTGCTCGCGGGGTATGCGGTCCTGTTCGCCCTCGGCCTCGCGAGTACGGGGCTCGTATGATCCGATACGACCCCTTCTCGCTGCGGTTGTCGTCGCCGCTCGGGACGGCTGCCGGCCGGATCACGGACCGGAAGGGGTTCGTGGTCCGGGTCGAGGCCGACGGCCACCGGGGGGTCGGCGAGGCGGCACCGCTGCCCGGGTGGACCGAGTCGTACGACGACTGCGAGGCGGCCCTCGCGGATGCGGCCGCACCGAACGGGGATGACGCCCCCGCACCCGACGATCCGGCCGCCGGAGTCGACGTCGCGACGCCCGCAGCGCGGCACGGGGTCGAACTCGCACGAGCCGATGCACTCGCCCGCGCGGCCGACGAGTCGCTCGCGGCGTGGCTCGCCGACGGGTCACCCGCGGGGTCGGTTCCGGTCAACGCGACTGTCGGCGACGCCTCCATCGAGGCCAGCGCGGCGGCGACCCGCGAGGCCGTCGACGCGGGGTACGAGGCGGTGAAAGTGAAGATCGGCGCGCGGAAGGTCGGCGAGGACGAGGAACGGCTGCGTGCCGTGCGGGAGGCTGCGGGCGACGGCGTCGAACTCCGCGCCGACGCCAACGGGGGGTTGGACGCTTCCGCGGCCGAGCGACTCGTCGGCGTGGCTGCCGACCTGGATTTCGCGTACGTCGAACAGCCGCGGCCGGCGTCGGATCTCGCCGGCAACGCCGCGTTGCGTGACCGGGGAATCGACATCGCCCTCGACGAGTCGATTGCGGCCGTCGGCATCGACGCGGTGCTCGAACGCGACGCGGCCGACGTTGTCGTCTGCAAGCCGATGGCCCTCGGTGGGCCCGTCCGGACTCGCGACCTCGCCCGCCGTGCCGCGGCCGACGGGGTCGAAGGCGTCGTGACGACGACGATCGACGGGGCCGTCGCCCGGACCGGTGCGTTGCACGTCGCGGCCGCGCTGCCGGACGTCCCCGCCTGCGGGCTTGCCACCGGAGAGCGACTCGAATCGGATCTCGCGGCCGACCCGGCGCCGGTCGAGGACGGCCGGATGGTCGTTCCGTCGGGGCCCGGACTCGCCGGGGCGGCGTTCGACCCGTTGCGGCGGGAGGGGGGGCTACCCGACAGCGAGTAAGGGGTTGCCCAGGGAGTATATTACGGCTGCCGCCGAACCGGCCGTATGGCCGACCCTTCGCCGAAGCAGCGCCGGCTCCTCACGGGACTGTTCGCCTTCGCCGCGGTCGTGTTCGTCGGCGGAATCGTCGTGGTTGCGTGGCTCGCCGGCGTCATCTGACCGCCGACGGGATCCCGCTACGACCCGTCGTCGCCGTCCGGCCGGTGGGTCACGCCGCCCCGGGCGTCGGCGTCCTTCCGCCGGATCGCCGCGGCCGCGTTCGACGCGTCGTACCCGAAGTAGACGTTCTCGGCGTACGTTTCGGCCACTTCCGTCGCGTGGACCAGGTCGTCTAAGTCGACATCGACGGCGTAGAGTTCGATCGCAAACGGCGTGTCGGTCGGCGCAAGCAGGCTCTCGAACCCCTTCGCGATCGTTTCGAGCCAGTAGGTCGTCGCGTAGTGGCTGTCGTAGAGAGGGACGACGAACTCGTCGATGTGGTCGGCTACTGCCGCCACGTCGATACCGGACCGCCGGTAGAGATGCTCCGGGTACGGATCCGGGTACAGGGTGAGATACGTCGTGCCCGGAACACGCCCGGCGGCGTCGACGACGAAGTCGGTGATCTCGGCGGCCCGCCACGCGACCCGGTCGTCGTGATCGCCCTCGTCGAACCGACGGTCGCACCTGTCGCACCGACAGTACCCCTCGCGCGGGAACCCGACGTCGTCGAGCCTGACGTCGGCGTTTGCGGTCGCACAGTCCTCGATGATCTCGAAGAGTCCCGCGCGGTACTCCCGGTGTGTCGGGCAGACGTACGACCAATCGAAGTACTGCTGTTCGCGGGTCGCGGGCGTTCCGTCGTCGTCGATCGGAACCAGATCCGGGTCGGCGTCCGCGGCCGCGGTGTCGCCGAAACACGAGATCATGTTCGTCGCGTTCGGGAGGGGTTCGGCGGCCCGGCCGGTCACGTCCTTGACCTCGTAGAACCCCACTCCGAACTCCGACCACTCGACCTCCTCGGCGTTCCGGGTGACGAGGCCGTACATACCTCACGTTCGCCGGCGACTCGTATCAGTCCGTCGGACGGCCTCACGGGAATCGGCCGGCTACGACGACAGTACGGGCCCTGCCGTCCGACACCCGTCGCTCGCGGTCGTCACGGAATCGCAGAAGCGGGGTTTTCGCGCGATGCTCGAACCGAGGAGGCCGGCGTCGTTACTCGTCGCCGCCGTCGACGTCGACCTCGATGGGGTCCTCGTCGCCGGAGACGAGGAAGTAGATTACCGCCACGAGCGCCAGTGCCAGGATGAACTTCGCCTTACTGGACATACCCGTGGATACTCGTTCTCGGTACAAAACCGTTGTCCTCCGGTCCCGGGTCCGGCTCCAGTCGGGCGATCGGCACCTCGCGGCAGTCGCGTCAGGTCACCGTGAGGTGCGAGGTGATCTCGGACTCCCTGACGATCTCGTCGCAGTAGTGACACCGGAGTCCCTCCTCGAGGACGGCAAACCGGGTTCGGATCGGCTCGTCGCCGGTCGTGATGCAGTTCCGGTTCGGACACGAAAGCACTCCCTCGACCGACTCGGGCCGCTCGATCCGCTGTTTTTCGATGACCTCGTAGTCGCGGATGATGTTGATCGTCGCCTCCGGGGAGATCACCGCCAGCACGTCGACCTCGGATTGGCTCAGTTCCCGATCCTCGACCTTGACGATGTCCTTCGTCGCGAGGGTGTCGGAGGGGACGTTCATCCCGACCGAGACTGTCTCGCCGCCGGACCCGTCGATCCCGAGCAGCGCGAGCACGTTCAGCGCCTGCCCCGCAGTCAGGTGGTCGATCACGGTCCCGTTCCGGATCTTCGAGACGCGGAGTTCGCGGTCGGTGTCGGTCATCGATCCCCCTCCGTGTCGGTCTCCAGCAGGGAATCCAGAAGCGCCATCCTGATCGGCACCCCATTGTGTGCCTGCTCGAAGTACTTCGCGTGGCGGGTGTCGTCGACCTCCGGCGCGATCTCGTCGACCCGCGGCAACGGGTGCAGCACCGTCAGCGAGTCCTTGGCGACATCGAGGTCCTCGGCGTCGATCCGGTACTCGCCGGCCACCTTGCGGTACTCGTTTTCGTCGGGGAACCGCTCGCGCTGGATCCGGGTAACGTAGAGGATGTCCAGGTCGGCCAGCACCCCGTCGAGGTCGGTGTGTTCCCGCACCTGTGCTCCGGACCCGTGGAGGTCATAGCGGACGCTCCGCGGGAGTCGGAGGCTCTCGGGGCTGACGAACTCCTGGCGCACGTCGAAGTTCGTCAGCGCCGACGCCAACGAGTGGACCGTCCGGCCGTACTTGAGATCCCCCATAATCCCCACAGTGATGTCGTCCAGCCCGGCGTTCTCGCGGATCGTATAGAGATCCAACAGCGTCTGTGTGGGGTGCTGTCCGGCCCCGTCACCGGCGTTCACGAGCGGAACGTCGACGAACTCCGCGGCCATCGCGGCCGCCCCTTCCGAGGGGTGTCGTAGCACGAGGGCGTCGGCATACCCTTCGAGTACCCGCATCGTGTCGGCCAGGGTCTCCCCCTTCTTGACCGACGACGACTCGACGGCGCCCATATCGGTGGTCCGCCCGCCGAGGCGTTTCATCGCGGTGTCGAAGCTCATCCGCGTGCGGGTGCTGGGCTCGAAGAAGCAGAGCCCGAGGATCGACCCCGAGTGTCGACCGTGCCACGCCGCGGGATCGGCGTCGATCTCCGCCGCGCGGTCGAGCACCGCCTCGATGTCCGCCCGCGAGAGCTGGGTCGCGGAGATGAGGTGGTCCTGGCGCATCGTCTGTCCACCCACGCGGCACGGACTTGAATCGCTCGGGTCCCATCGGCGGGCCGCCTCGCCGCTGCGGACTTCGAGTTC of the Halobellus ruber genome contains:
- a CDS encoding rhomboid family intramembrane serine protease; translation: MDSLPVDLLSRLAVVAALLVSLAVTFLVDRPSVFGARLRERFVLGVPWGTLLSAGFVLAVYLLVQGGLRNWYSPVTIPFRAWSYFYPTGMLTAAFSHNGANHLIGNLIGTLTLAPLAEYAWGHFPRRRGAQTFSSFRTNPYVRGFVAFPAAVIAVGFLTSVFAVGPIIGFSGVVFAFAGVALVNYPLGTVIALVGGGALRLVYNALRTPTLVAMGRPAYISPWWADIAIQGHALGLLIGVLLGLWIVRTRLAGDRPSARRLWLGALLVAVEQSLWAVYWFRGGETYVLYRAVGVVLVALLAVLVVVAVVARDDPLFEWELGADSGVVRNWQVAAGVLLLATAAIAGPAVPANLFTAEAGELPGEERTVRDYEVTYAENVRNGLVSVVDVEAFGETTAVNTSGVIVRSTDRGIWTTAVPKGRLAFTGRVAVRLGGVGWRETVYAQRDGWQVLGGGTAYRVGLGDRDAMQVVYTSEPATAGPTLAGRNVTVVPTREAYRLRVTRHNGSSNETVAFPGKNESVTVDGLRFDRNVSRVTVSYNGTRLRLLTQETYE
- the menD gene encoding 2-succinyl-5-enolpyruvyl-6-hydroxy-3-cyclohexene-1-carboxylic-acid synthase, which produces MTDPNRNTLWGRVLAEELAAAGVDTVCVSPGSRSTPLTVAFHRNDDIRVLSHLDERSSAYFALGRARRTGEVTPLVCTSGTAAANYHPAVIEASQSRVPLLALTADRPPELRDSGANQTIDQEKLYGDAVRWYRDVAEPEATPRKLRSLRTTAARAVARATGTPAGPVHLNLPFRKPLEPTPVEGDVPLDLPEPAERGRDGAFVDTTAGVPDLDDDRLRELASSLSEPRGLIVLGPDDAPGIDPEAVAAFAHATGFPVLADPLSGVRYGGIVRTTPVIGGYDGYLGDEIRDAWPDPDVVVRAGASPTSKPLRKYLAAVEADQYVIDPAGGWREAAFTATDLVVADPTRLFGRLSRLLAGPGSDDWRQRWVDAEAAHAGVLEESNGFCEGRILADVVDLAPDPSTLFVSNSMPVRDLDRFGAPTTASLTALGNRGASGIDGIVSAALGAGSATTDHLTLVAGDLAYYHDMNGLAAIDRCDVEATIVLINNDGGGIFHMLPIESYDPPFTSQFVTPHGLEFEPTGDLYGLSFARVEAGDGAFREAYREATASEGSHVIEVRTDAEASHRVRDRLRERAADRVLDATT
- a CDS encoding sulfite oxidase-like oxidoreductase, with the protein product MAEDVTDLYREFGDSRVPPGQRASDRFPVLSKGETPSWDRETWSFEVWGAVETDLSLSYGAFQELPSTTQRQDFHCVTGWSALDCEFTGVPFTTIAERAGVGDDAVHVLFHALDGYTTDLPLSDCLHEGVLFAYGHDGDSLAPDHGGPLRVVTPHKYAYKGAKWIDGVEFLTEPKRGYWEKRGYSATANPWNEERYG
- a CDS encoding UPF0058 family protein, yielding MHKDELLELHEQMLIIKDNFAGREEVDESIFEEYENLDVDPSHVHKSKSEHKHAVFVLGNALASAMTDEEFSNAGRVGKRMEELAEDAESKL
- a CDS encoding ribbon-helix-helix domain-containing protein: MPKVNISVPEHLEMQIAQLVDQGEFVNREEAIEELLSTGLRAFKTSGPIDEDDRLEDDGMMGHDDEYVF
- a CDS encoding isochorismate synthase — translated: MEPLRTDAAGTHLVSRSVPVEPPSFRAVLRAADTPRTVWGAPEEATVAGEGAAATLTADGAGRFDTIRNAAEALFASGDVHAGTEAARPRLFGGFGFHTDSTTGPPWEDFPGARFVFPRVQVTWVDGDAWVTVNAVGPEATAESVESRLAEERGRIESLPDAGDLADPPGVRNRRRTTAREDWREGVEAAVDRIESGDLQKVVLAQALDVDLDGDLPLPDVLARLGERYPDCYRFLVEPEPGAGRLQASLFGATPERLVSVRGRTVETDALAGTTGRGETPEEDEWLAAELAEDDKNAHEHQLVADTIKEQLAPFAASVSAGPRRIRRLATVQHLRTPITATLDRAEHVLSLVEALHPTPAVGGLPPERALETIRETEPFDRGWYAAPVGWIDAAGYGTFAVALRSAVARGDTATLFAGVGIVSDSDPDGEWDEVQLKYRPILDELEREDDGR